One Pogoniulus pusillus isolate bPogPus1 chromosome 13, bPogPus1.pri, whole genome shotgun sequence genomic window, TGAAGCCGAACGCAGACAAAACAAAGATCTCCCTTCTGGGAACAGACATACAAAATTATATCCCCAGTCCTTTCTTATACCAAGAGGGAAAAGTTCAGCCACTGAAAGTTTAGAAGcaacaaagtgggggggggggggaaatccagCAGCGAATTTCAAAGGGAAGTCAAAATTTGCCTTAGCTGTTGTGGGAATGAAAAGAGAGGACGAGAAGGAGGTTAAACGTAAGACGAGAATCCATTTTTGTTTGCGTTATTGAGAGCGAAAACTTTTTCGTGGTGTGGCTATAAATACACACAGCTTTGCACAGAGAAGTAAatgaaagaaggaggaaggcacagaggaaaaaatTTAATGGGTGGTTATTTGCACTTCACAACGAAAGAAGTGAGCCCGATCCGGCCGCTCCCGGACAGTCCCGGCACCCAACCGGTGGCTTTCTCCGTCGGTTCCGCAGCCCCGAGCCCGCCCCGGCTACCAAGGGCTGAGTGCGGGAGCTTCGGAAGGCCAAGCGTTCCGAAAACAACTCATTTCTCCCTCATTTCGTTTGAGAAGTTACTCTTAAAATACTATCTTCTTAACTGCAAAAATAATAGGTACTCCCAAGTGCAAGATATTTTTGTTTTTCGAGCTCGGAAACCTTCAGAGCAACAGGCGGGGACAACGTCTGCGCCCAACCCCGGCACCCATAGAGTCCCCTCGGCCCTCCGGGGTGCTGCCTTCCCCGTTCCAACCCTGCAAACACCGGTGCCGGCCACCCCGGCTGGACCTCGCTCCCCGCTGCCGGGATTTGCCCAGCTCACCTTGGGTTTGCTGCCGCCGATGGCCCCCGGTCGGATGGAGCCCGTCTCTTGGTACCTGCAGAGAATTTTGGAGACGCAGCCGTGGGACACTCGCAGCTGGCGAGAGATGACACAGGGCCTTATGCCATGGTGAGCCATCTCCACTATCTTGTGTCGGATATGGTTGGGTAAAGGCCTGCCATTGATAAACACTCCTCCGAGCTGATTGACTCTGCCCTGGCCTAGAGGAGTAGAGACTagaaaaggaggggaggagaggcaggagggggAAATGGCGTTAATGTCTCCTTTGGATCCTGCTGGGTCTTGTTGTTATTATCGTGTtgagttttgtgttgttttgttgtttgggtttgttttggatttttttgtcgTAGGGCAACTCGTCGCCACCCGCCCCCGCCCGTCCCGCAGCGTGCCCGGGGCCCCCAGGTCCCGGCGGAGCCGGGCAGGAGAAGGCGGCGGGGCGACTTCACCTGTTGCACCGGAGCCGGGATTCAGGGTTTGTCCCACtccaggggagaaggggagaaacaGTGTAGAAAGCCCACAGTCCCCTCGGATGGCCCGGGGCCCGCCGAACCCGTTCCTCCGGGAGCCGGGCCCTGTGGAGCACCCCGGCGCTGCGGGGCTCTCGCAGGAAGAGCTGCCTTTCGCGGCGGCCCGGAGACATTCCCCCGCTTCTAAAGACTCTTTCTGTTTCGTTTAGCTCATTTGAATCtgattttaatttgttttttaacTTTTCCCGAACTTTGAGCTCCCTAAATAGCTGCCTAGGATTCCTCTGAACACCAGACTCCGGGATCGCTCCGCCGCTGCTCTCCCTGCCGGTTTCCGCCGCTTCCTGGGGTGCGAGACCAGAGCCGCCGGCCCTCAGCCGAGCCGTTCCCGCGGCCCGGGACAGGGCTCCGCTCCGCCGCATCTGACAGTCCCGAGTTGAGGCGGCTTTTAGTGGGCCCGTCCCGGGCTGATCTGTCCCGGTCTCCTGGCATGGAGCAATTCCCACTTCCCCCATCTCCCGCCCTACCTTCCCCGTCGTTAACAGCGGGAACAGCCCATGAGTGGCCTTACCTTCCAGGGGGAAGCCGCTGCGGGGATAGTTCTGTCCGGCCCCGGGTCGCATCATCCTggggacagctccagccagagtTGTCATCGCGGCGGCCCGGCACGGTTATATCCAGGTGAGGGCTGATCTAGGAGAGATCCAAGCTGTCAGAGGCTCACACCGAATCAGGAGCAGTCccgggagggggtgggggatgccgctgggggggcggggaggagGCAGCTCCGTCGCTGCCCCTTTGTCACTGACCCGCGCTGCCCCGCACCAGGAGGGCAGGGGCCGGAGCCCcgcagggcagcgaggctggacGAAGGGGCGGGcggggggacaggaggggaggaggaaggggtcCGGCTGTGCTGTCCCCGGTgcggcggggagcggcggcCGCGGGGCCGGCAGCATTTATCGGCTACTGCCCCGGCGCGGCTCCGCGGCGGAGCCGCCGCGATTGGCCGCCACCGCCCGGCCCGGCCGCACCGCCCCCGCTGATTGGGCGAGAGGGGCGGCAGCGCGACCGGCACGGCCCGGTACGGCACTGTATGGCCCGGTACGGAACTCTGTGTTCCGGTACGGCACCGTCCGGTATAGCACTGCCCAGTATGACATTGACTGGTTCAGGCACAGTATGGCCCAGTACAGCACAGCTCGGTATGGCACTGCCCAGTACGGCTTAGTACAGATCTCGGTATCACACACCTCAGTATGGCACTGTCCACTACGGCCTGATACGACGATGCCCGTTACGGCCCAGTATGGCTCCGCTCTGTACCATCTAGCCCCGCGCTGTCCCTACAACCCGTGCGGTTCTGGGCCCTCTCGCTTGGAGCCCAGACGGCTGCCCCGTCCCTGGGGAGGAGAGCACCGGCCGGACACCTCATCCGTAAGGACCCCGTGTCAATCCGGAGCAGCCGCTGCCCCGCTGccctttgtctcctggctccgcACCCCTCAGCACGAGTGGCGGAATAGGGCAGAATAACTTTATTATCTAACGGAAAAAAACAACGTCTCGTTCCTTCTCCTTACTTCTTTTGCCCGAAGAAACATCCCGGGCCCAGCGCTAACGGCTCGGGAAGCGAGAGATCTCTGCGGGAGTTTCTGCTTTTAAATACCGAGGGGACCAGCGCGTCCCTCGCGCTCCACGCGCGTCCACTGGGTGTGGATTCGCGGGGCCGTGCGGGAGCGTGTTAAAGTCCTACCGACGAGCGTTTGTTCCCAGGAATTTATTGTAGCATTCAACCCGAACTGCTGGgggacagaaggaaaaaaagaaaaaaaaaaaaagaagaagaagaagaaaaaaaaagaaaagaggtaaAGTCTGCCTCGGAGCTGAAGTGCCCACAGCAGGATATGACGCCAGGAGTGTTGTAAAGACTGTCTGTCCTTAAAGAAGGTACTATTGTGCCTGGCCTTTTATTTATAACTTGGTAAGTGCCAGCAAACTCGCCTCCTTTACACTCTGAAGTGCCAGCCCAGCTTTCCACAGTGCTCTTTATTTGCAATAGTCTATTCAGCGACTGTCACTCCCGAGCTTCAAGTTATTCAAGACCTTAATCAATCAAAAGGATGAGAATCGGTGAGGTTTCCCCCCTTTGAAATGAAGGAAAcaatgttttctgctctcccagtACCCTTCACCGGCCGACCATCGTTTCGAGGCCGGTACCGGCCCCGgggagggcgggggggggctcGCGTTGTTTAGGCAGAAGGCCGCAGCGGCAATAATCAGGGAGGCAGCGGCGATGAGGGAGAACGCTAGGACCGTTGGCGGGGTCTCGAACCCCGAGCCCCCGAGACGTGTGCTCCGTTCCCAGAGAGAGGGTTCGGCCAGTGGTCCTACTCCCTCTGGACCCCCAATCCCTGGCCATCGACCGGTTTCATTCCCCTTTAAAATACATAAAAGTCATCCTTAAATGTTGCCTGCGCTGCGACCGCAAGCTCGGCGCCGGAAGACTTCCATGCACACACCGAACAGGTTGACAAGAAAAGTTGACGCGACGGTAAAAGTTAGCGTGGATTTTACACAGCGCGTGCTTTTCAAAGCACCCCGATGGCTGTCTCTGCGAGGAATACGCTGGACGGCCCCGTTACACCATCCCAGTGAGATCCCGACTGGCGGAGCCGCAGGGGGACCGGTACGCGGACACCCAGAAAGCTCCGAAAGGACCGCTCTCATCGAGCGATTATTCCGCGCCGTTTCACCCGAGCATGAAAGGCGATAGAAGTGATATTAAAAATAAAGGACGAAGTTATTTAAGGTTTCATTCGCGGTCTGAAAATAGGCATCGGGAAGCTGGGGCGCACGGGAGCTCGTCCAGCGCGAAGAGCATGCCCCTGGTCTGCCCCGCTCCTCCGGCACCGAGGATAGGAGCGGAGATACACACACACCGCagcgtgcacacacacacacacacacacacacccctaaaGCCGACGGCTTCCGCAGCCCCGTCCGGTGCTCTGGTACCTCCGCGACCCTGGGCATGGGAAGGGAGAACCTCCTGAATTCCCCCTCACGGCGCCCCGCGGGGCTGCCAGGGAACTCCCTAACCCCGCAGCCGAGCCCCGCTCTCCCAAGACAGGCTCATCGGGAGGGGAACGCGGTGTGGAACCCACCTAGTCTGGCCCTCGCCTTCCACCGTGTGCCCCGCGGTGGACCAGCCGCATCCTCCCGCACGGGAAGTGCTCCAAATTGAAGGAAAAAAGATGAAACAGGAGTGCCCGGCCCCACTCCTCCCGCCCCTCCTCGCCCCCACCCCCAGATTCCCGTCCTTTAGGGCCAGCAGAGATGATTTCACGCTTTTCCAGTGGAAATAACTAAAAACGCTCCTGCTAATTACAGAGCTCTTCCAGGCCAGGTGCACTTTTAATGGGATTAGCGAGCGTCCTCTATGAAACCTGGAGCACATCAAATGGCCAGTGGGAATCGGAGCCGGGAGGACATGAGCCACCGGCTCTGCCCTGGAACAGTGCTGGGCGCTTCTCGCTGGGAAACGAAGCAGGGACAGGGGCTTGATCCCGCGCGGAGTCGTCCTGGGATCTTGGGGGGGAATTCACTGCCGAATTGTATCCAGAGAagatgaaggaaaggaaaagaaggaacgagaaggaatgaaagaagtaaaggggaaaggagaggagaggagaggagaggagaggagaggagaggagaggagaggagaggagaggagaggagaggagaggagaggagaggagaggagaggagaggagaggagaggagaggagaggagaggagaggagaggagaggagaggagaggagaggagaggagaggagaggagaggagaggagaggagaggagaggagaggagaggagaggagaggagaggaaaggaaaggaaaggaaaggaaaggaaaggaaaggaaaggaaaggaaaggaaaggaaaggaaaggaaaggaaaggaaaggaaaggaaaggaaaggaaaggaaaggaaaggaaaggaaaggaaaggaaaggaaaggaaaggaaaggaaaggaagagagaaacagaaacaaGGGGAAAGCatgagaaagagggaaagaaagaaagaaagaaagaaagaaagaaagaaagaaagaaagaaagaaagaaagaaagaaagaaagaaagaaagaaagaaagaaagaaagaaagaaagaaagaaagaaagaaaatttaaaagaaagaaagaaagaaagaaagaggaagaaagaaagaaaaagaaagaaagaaagaaagaaagaaagaaaagaaagaaagaaagaaagaaagaaagaaaaggaggaatgaaagaaagaaagagaaagaagaaaagaatttttttaaataaagaaagaaaataaagattaaaaaaaaaaaaggaaaataaaaaaaagaaaagaagtagaAATAAAGACATGTACAAACCAAACTGGCATAACTAGTGTGTGAGGGCTGTGATTTCTGGTTCAAGTCCCACTCTGCCCTTGCCATAATCACCCTCCGGAAATCCCCGGGTTTGGGGTCTCTTAGAGCGGGTTGTGGGTTCAGTCCCACCCGCTGCCTCATCCgtcttcttttctgcagttttccctccttcttcccctcgTTAGAAGAGACGCGATTTTACGTTCGAGTCATCTTTCCCCGCTGGGGCCGGGCAGAagcagaaggggaaaggagaatgggGAGCTCAGGGTGTTGTAATGGGGGATACAAAGCATCCTCTGGCCCACCCCAAAGTGTGCTCCGCATTCGGGGGTCCATACACCTCCTCATATTCTGCCAGGACCCTGAGGAGCCTTAAATCAAATCGCTACCGACTTTCACGGCAAAAAAAGAGGCGGCGAGTTGAGAAACGCCAGAGAAACTTTAACGAGACTTCAACTAGTAGTTTGGGGGTTAAGGTAATACGAACTGTTAATGAATGCCCTGCTTTCAGCAGGAACGCGGtgaggggcagcagaggagTGGGGTAGGAGGCAGGCGGTGTCTGATAGCATCCTGCAGGCGGTGACACCGGGGAAGTCACCAGTCACAGCGACCGGCAGCCATGCACAGCCCTGTTCCCTGCTTGGAAGTAAGCTTCGCGAATAGAGCCCTCTCGGGCAGCCCCCTACAGCCGTGTTTTCGTATGTCGCTCCCTCCCGCTTTAGAGGGTCAGAGGTGTTCGGGGACATTACCTGCCGAGCCGGGTTAGGGGGAGGAGGTAGTCCCGGGACCCCTGCCGGGTTGCAGCACCGCCTCGGAGACGGGATTAGGGGCCGAGCTCCAGCACCGAAAGGGATCCACCCAACCTCCAGGTTTAGTGCGAAAAACACCCGTTTGGACGCCTCCCTGGCTTTCTGGAGCACCCCTCAACGGGACAGAGGCTGCTCCGAGCCTCGGCCCAGCCCACAGCCGCGCTGGCGGAGCAGGAGTCGGTGCACCGGCTCTAGACGGGCGGTGAAGCGGGCAGGGAGCAACAGCCTCTAGCTCCTGGACCAGAACCTTAGCAAATATTTCTAGATAAACCTTAAGATTAATTGCTTTAAGACgctttcctcccccccttttcttttcttttccctaaaGCGGAGATGCAATACTACATGGCGAAAAAAAGAAATTGCCAGCAAAAGGCCGGGGAGATTAACATTTGGAAACTCAGGAAATGTAATCTGCATATCCAATTGATTCCCAGCATATCAGTTGAAAGGATAAAGATGTGTATCTCCATGATGGATATTGCATTAATAGGCACATAAATAAAGGTTGAAAAGTCATCACCGAAAGCTTTGAACCTTGCTCCATTGCTTTTATGTTCCCATCCGCACACTCTGATTTgatttctttaatttttttctccccccactCCCGCCCCCCCCTCCCTACTCCGCCCCTTACCCCGCTCGAGTTGTTGCTTTTTCATTGATTTCCGCGTTTGGCAGCCCGAGAAGAGGCGGCTCAGTCAGGAAGGAGGCTCAGTGTGAGGCACAGGACGCCTCAGACCCCCCTAAACCACCCCAGGCACCTCAGAGGCGAGCCTAGGCACCACTCCGGAGCCCTACTGCccgggctggagaggagagagacGCTTTGCGCCTCCTAAAGAGGACTTTTCTCCgcggggagggaaagggaaatctGGAGGACGAAGGCAAAGCACTTCCGTGGGTGTGCAGATTCTAGGTAGCCTCAAAAAGGGAGCAAAGTGCCCCAggaacccctctgctgccctccggGTGTGACTCTGAAAACCATCTGTCCTTCTTCCAGAGCTGGGAGGTGGTCTTCGGGAAGGGCTGAAATCCAGATCCCCGTAGGCCGGCGAGGCTGCCCGGTGGGACAAGGCTGAAACACTTAATCCTACAAATGGCTCCCGGCCGCCTTCTCCCTCCCTGTAAACTGGCAATAAGTACAACATGTACTTCACTAACTCCTCACCTTTCTGATTGCTACCAGATCCTCCAGTAAGCGATACTACCATTCTAACACACGCCTACCCGGACGAGGACAGAAGCTGCATCCGCGGGCTCGGGGCTGCGAGGCTCCGGGATTCACCCCACCGCCTCCGGTCCCGGGGCAGGCGTCCTTCCGCGGAGGCCGGGACTGGCTGGTCTCGCCCTGCAGAGATGGGAGGAAAACGCGCCTGTTACTCGTTCATTGATGTTGTTGGAGATCTCAGTGGAATTGTGGATTCCAATAATTCCCTTTCCCAAAGGGAGGGCCCCTCCTCGAGCCCACCTGCACGGCTGAGCCCACGAGAGGGGGAACTCGCCTCGCCCCTCCCCGCTGGTAGCAGCCCCGTTTCGAAGCGGAGCGCCTAATCTTCGGTAATGACATGTAGAAAACACCAGCGATTATTAATTACAGCGGCATCACAGTAGATTGCCACCAGGATTTTCCCCTCCATGAGGGCTTCTCAGATCACAGGTTTGGCCGTATCACGCAAGAGGATCAGTCCCTTCGGAACAGGAATTTCGCAGTGAAAGGGACATGGGAAACACGTGTGGCCCTTTGTGACCCACCTCTGATCTCCTTCGGGTACCAGGGCACCGGTAGTACCTAGCCCTCGATCCCCAAGTGTCTTCGGGACATCTCTCCCTCTATCCAAGATGATGAAGGCAGGAATTAACGCTGTGAACGGGAAAAATCTGCCCTCTCTGCTCAGACACAGAGTTCATTAAccggtgtttggcctgcagcgGTGTGACTTCAGCCGCCGGTCTGTTAGAGATGGACTGGCGCTaagtgggaagggaagggaagggaaaggaagggaaggggaagggaagggaagggaagggaagggaagggaagggaagggaagggaagggaagggaagggaagggaagggaagggaagggaagggaagggaagggaagggaagggaagggaagggaagggaagggaagggaagggaagggaagggaagggaagggaagggaagggaagggaagggaagggaagggaagggaagggaagggaagggaagggaagggaagggaaaggaagctgGTGGGGAGCACAAGTCTTACgagaagaagctgagggaactggtatTGTCAGTCTAGAGAACAGAGGGCTCAGGGGAGACATCatttctctctacaactgcttgagaggaggttggattgAAGTGGGGGGtccatctcttctccctagtatcaggtgatagaataagaggaaatggtctgaaatggCGACAGGGTTTAGATTGTGtattagggaaaatttctttacagaaagtgtgaccaggcattggaacaggctacccaggaaggcagtggagtcaccgtcccaggaggtgttgaagaaacgtgtggacatggcactttggaacatgTTTTAGTGGCCAGGGTGGTTTTAGGCTGacggctggactcgatgatcttacaggtctttttcagctgcaacaattctatgattcaaagaaagggaaagagaaaaggaaagggaaagggaagagcaaGAAGGAATGCTGAATGCAGGGCAAAAAGCCGTGGGCCAGGGACCACGCCTCGGGTTGCAGGTACTGGAGAGGGACCCGCCGACGCGGCGGCTAAggctgggaggagctgggggtgccgCTGGGGCGTAGGGGGCCGGCTGCATCCCCTGCTTTCACGGCAGACTGACCGCCCCGCGGTCGGGAGCGGGCTAACGCCACGGCTCCTTCACCGCCACCCATTCCACGCGGAAATAAAAGGACCTTGCCCCAGAGTGGCTTCGCGGGACCCGGACATCAGCTCCTCGGAAGCCAGCGCTCCCAGTGCTACCGGCGGAGAGCAGAGCTTTTGTCCCGCTCTGACGGACAAAAGCTGCGATCAGAAGATACAGAAATTATGGTGGGTTCTTTATTTTGGAGGGGAATAACACGACTCAGTAAACACCTGGAAGAATACTTTTGGTGACTGCTACCAAAGGGACACTATTCCTTCTTCTTCAGACTTAAAACAAAAGTAACTTCCAGAACAACTCGACCATTTTCCATGTGATTTTGATACTTCAGTGATAGAGGCAGAGCTAAATTTATCTCACACAGGAAAGCTTTTGTTACCTGACTAGAAGACAGTGTGGTGTTTATTTTAGTTTTGAGGTTTCCTTTCTTTAACTTCGAAGTTTTCTTAGAGGGATATTTTTCTATCCCTTAATAATATCCCTTTGACTAACAAATCCTTGTGCACCATGTGGAAATCAAGCTAGTTGTTATCACAGCTTTTCTGTTCCACATTTAAGCATGGAATAACACATTTCCACACTTCCCAAGTGATAAAAGGATCCATTCTTACCattttaaaggaaataaaattttTATTTCTATCTCAATCCTGTTTCTCAGATTTCAGTCATTAACACCCACCCCACTCCCCAAAGACCTAAATGCTGGTTTTGCTGTTATTAACCAGAAGATCATAATACAGTAATCAACATAGGCTTATTCTGCTAAATAAACAGCTTAGAGGTGGGACAGTGAAATGCTGCTTGCATCTAGCACTATAGTGAGCTGAAGTCTAAGATTTAAATTCCTTGAGAAATCAGGAGGAGGTTCGGGGGATAAATAACAATAGTAACAATTTACAAAAAAAGGTAAAATCTTTTCAAGCTATTCCTCCCAAATGTCatagcagagtgagacaaatcCACCTCATGATATCAGTTTACTGCAAAAATCCCTTCCAATtcaaattattctgtgattctatttgtaCAAGATCACAATCACCTTGATCAGAAACCTCATGGCTGGCAGGACATGTACAAACTAAACCTGAGCACAACTCAGAAGCAGAGCCACGAGGCCAGTTTCAGTAAGAGGAGACTGACACCAAATGGGGCCCAGAATTGCTCCTTCTCCATAACACAAGCAAAGGTATTTTGAGCAAAGATCAATGTCACTGAATATGTCTTTATGAATATCTGTATTCCCCAGGAAACAAAATGTGTTTTGTCAAGGCAGTAGTATCATTCCTTCCAAATATCTCAGTATCTACATGTGCCTTGATAacaggtgcaggagaagctgctctCTATgaacccctctcccttcccaaagggaagagaaagggaataagggagagagactgatgggttGGGAAAAAACCTAAAACAGCTTTAATGAAACAATAAAATCAGATACCAGTAGATACAAACCAATATTGAACCCGACTCCCTGATGGAAGTGATGTCactgtcaccactgatgctgtgggaAGCTACTGGGAAAGTTCTGGACTGGAGTCAGCAGGAGACAGGAACTGGATTCACAGACTGGATAATGGAATTGGATTCAGGAACACGGGGATTGGGATTGAAGGCAGCATGGACAGAGTACTCCTGGAAACCAGCCAAAGAAGAGGCTTGACTCCAATGATCCCTTGACTTTATACTGAATGACACCCATAGAGTGGAATCCCTTGTTGGTCAGTTCAGGTGGACCTGTCCTGtccacccctccctgcaggtgccacctctTACTTTCTGCACTCCAGCAGGGGTCATGAGATTCAGCAGTGACCGTGGTCTGCACTCCAGCCCTTGGTAGTCACTGTAAACACCGGTGTTATTTGTGGGAAGCTCGACAGTTATTACAGCTACAAGCAGCCCCTATATCTGCAAGAACATGCTGTGAACTGAATAAAGCATCATCACTGAGACTGACCTGAAAAGCCAAATTCCTGAACAGAATTAGTTCTGATCTACCTCAAATCAAGCCAGGCAATAATAAAACTACAACATGGAAAAGGTGGAGTACACATTTCTGTCTGCAACCAGACATTCAGGGGACAGCTAAGTGACAGCTGTGACTGCAGGTTCTATCAGCACACCCAAGTGGATGTGAGCTCGACAGCATGTCCAGACAGCACTAGGTATCTGCAATATCCAAACAGCAGAAAGCTCAGAGTAatgcaggggcagaatcacaCCATGAGCTCCAGCTGAGCTTCAGGAGCACTCACTGCTGGTTTTGGCATGTACCCATGAGGTGGAGTCATTGCAGCAGTTGTTGGTTGGGCTCACCTAAACTGCAAGGAACTGGAGCTTTCCTGATGGAATGGAAATCATGAAATtattgtttggcttggaaaacatctgtaagatcattgagtacaaCCAATATCTacctctaccaagtctggtgtcCCTCAACACCATGTCTATGTTTCTttcaaatccctccagggatggggattcaatcacTTCATTGAGAAGCCTTTTTCAGTGCATGAGAACTCTTTTGGTAAAGAAGTTTCCTCTAATATTCCATCTAAAGCTCCTccggggcaacttgaggccatttcctcatgtcctgtcacttgttactccagaaaagagaccagcagctATCTCACTCTAACCACCTTTCatgcagttgtagagagcaaggtctcccctgagcctcatttcctccagactgaacaaccacagcttcttcagccacttctcagacctgttctccatagctttcatcagctttgttgcccttctatggacctgctccagcactccgTCTTTCTTGTAGTCATGGCCCCAAAACTCACTGCAGCGCTCAACATttggcttcaccagtgctgagtacaaatcacttccctggtcctacttgccacactattgctgatgcaagccaggatgctgctgaccTTCTTGGTCACTTGTGTACACACTGGCTGAGACTCAGACGGAGATTGCTCAGCCACCCCAGGTCTTTATCTGCAGGAGTCTCCTGCCactttcagaatcacagaatcaatcaggttggaagagacttccaagctcatccagtccaacctaacacccagccctagccaatcaactagaccatggcactaagtgcctcatccagtcttgaatacccccagggatggcaactccaccacctccctcggcagccaattccaatgtcaaatcactctctcttctaatatcaagcctatacctcccctggcacatggAGCTGTTATGGCCAAAGGGTAGGACCTGTCACTTGTTTAG contains:
- the PAX3 gene encoding paired box protein Pax-3 isoform X10, whose protein sequence is MTTLAGAVPRMMRPGAGQNYPRSGFPLEVSTPLGQGRVNQLGGVFINGRPLPNHIRHKIVEMAHHGIRPCVISRQLRVSHGCVSKILCRYQETGSIRPGAIGGSKPKQVTTPDVEKKIEEYKRENAGMFSWEIRDKLLKDGVCDRNTVPSVSSISRILRSKFGKGEEEEAELERKEVEEGDKKAKHSIDGILSERGCLLFSG
- the PAX3 gene encoding paired box protein Pax-3 isoform X9; amino-acid sequence: MTTLAGAVPRMMRPGAGQNYPRSGFPLEVSTPLGQGRVNQLGGVFINGRPLPNHIRHKIVEMAHHGIRPCVISRQLRVSHGCVSKILCRYQETGSIRPGAIGGSKPKQVTTPDVEKKIEEYKRENAGMFSWEIRDKLLKDGVCDRNTVPSVSSISRILRSKFGKGEEEEAELERKEVEEGDKKAKHSIDGILSEREHWCWRGPHCVC
- the PAX3 gene encoding paired box protein Pax-3 isoform X12, encoding MTTLAGAVPRMMRPGAGQNYPRSGFPLEVSTPLGQGRVNQLGGVFINGRPLPNHIRHKIVEMAHHGIRPCVISRQLRVSHGCVSKILCRYQETGSIRPGAIGGSKPKQVTTPDVEKKIEEYKRENAGMFSWEIRDKLLKDGVCDRNTVPSVSSISRILRSKFGKGEEEEAELERKEVEEGDKKAKHSIDGILSERGFPLG
- the PAX3 gene encoding paired box protein Pax-3 isoform X8, which codes for MTTLAGAVPRMMRPGAGQNYPRSGFPLEVSTPLGQGRVNQLGGVFINGRPLPNHIRHKIVEMAHHGIRPCVISRQLRVSHGCVSKILCRYQETGSIRPGAIGGSKPKQVTTPDVEKKIEEYKRENAGMFSWEIRDKLLKDGVCDRNTVPSVSSISRILRSKFGKGEEEEAELERKEVEEGDKKAKHSIDGILSERECCVEDRSTHTAF
- the PAX3 gene encoding paired box protein Pax-3 isoform X7 produces the protein MTTLAGAVPRMMRPGAGQNYPRSGFPLEVSTPLGQGRVNQLGGVFINGRPLPNHIRHKIVEMAHHGIRPCVISRQLRVSHGCVSKILCRYQETGSIRPGAIGGSKPKQVTTPDVEKKIEEYKRENAGMFSWEIRDKLLKDGVCDRNTVPSVSSISRILRSKFGKGEEEEAELERKEVEEGDKKAKHSIDGILSERDGVAGLPFHHDLRAP